In Microbacterium galbinum, a single window of DNA contains:
- a CDS encoding response regulator translates to MTISVLIADDQAMVRAGFAALLDAHDGIRVTGQASTGTEAVSLAARLDPDVILMDVRMPDLDGIEATRRILGSSYPAAHVPRILMLTTFDIDDYVYDALEAGASGFLLKDALPEELVHAVRVVAGGDALLAPSVTRRVIAQFAGRRPRTPRAASALAGLTDREREVLVLIGRGRSNGEIAAELFIAEQTVKTHVGKVLAKLGLRDRVHAVILAYDTGLVEPS, encoded by the coding sequence GTGACCATCAGCGTCCTCATCGCCGACGACCAGGCCATGGTGCGCGCAGGCTTCGCCGCGCTCCTCGACGCGCACGACGGCATCCGCGTCACCGGTCAGGCTTCCACGGGAACCGAAGCCGTGTCGCTCGCCGCACGGCTCGACCCCGACGTGATCCTCATGGACGTGCGGATGCCCGACCTCGACGGGATCGAGGCGACCCGCCGCATCCTCGGCTCCTCGTACCCCGCGGCGCATGTGCCCCGCATCCTCATGCTCACCACCTTCGACATCGACGACTACGTCTACGACGCCCTCGAGGCGGGGGCGAGCGGGTTCCTGCTCAAGGATGCGCTCCCGGAGGAACTGGTGCACGCCGTGCGCGTCGTCGCCGGGGGCGACGCGCTGCTCGCCCCGAGCGTGACCCGCCGGGTGATCGCGCAGTTCGCCGGACGTCGCCCCCGTACGCCCCGCGCGGCTTCCGCCCTCGCCGGGCTCACCGACCGTGAGCGCGAGGTGCTCGTGCTGATCGGCCGCGGGCGGTCCAACGGCGAGATCGCCGCCGAACTCTTCATCGCCGAGCAGACGGTCAAGACGCACGTCGGCAAGGTGCTCGCGAAGCTCGGACTCCGCGACCGTGTGCACGCGGTGATCCTGGCGTACGACACCGGACTCGTCGAGCCGTCCTGA
- a CDS encoding sensor histidine kinase, giving the protein MTRVRRAPRHSRRTIAFVGLWTVTVGLYSVFVPVHAALYGTPVALAFLLGAAVCGALPLSIARPRTAIVVFCTAVLIVPLVTDTALAATAPWPWSVPATLAFVGLVGLVTGIHGARPGLLLLVLALVASLTAPLLRPDIIETANVAATATADLIVTASVAAAAFLLALLIASRLRIGVELTREREHSALEESRRALIEERTRIARELHDVIAHSMSVIQVQASTARYRLPSIDDTAAAEFDDIAATARTSLSEMRRMLGVLRTEDQAVELAPQNGIDDIPALVDTIRRAGVDAGLSLVGMDAATSAPPAVQIAAYRIVQESLSNAVRHASGNAVTVQLQADAGILRIRVRNAAPAEAQDRGAGHGLRGMRERAEVLGGSLSAGPAPDGAWLVEAALPLAGGRDDLPSPASAPPKENP; this is encoded by the coding sequence ATGACCCGTGTCCGACGTGCTCCCCGTCACTCCCGGCGGACGATCGCGTTCGTCGGCCTCTGGACGGTGACCGTCGGCCTGTACTCGGTGTTCGTCCCGGTCCACGCCGCCCTCTACGGAACCCCGGTCGCACTGGCGTTCCTGCTCGGCGCTGCGGTCTGCGGCGCCCTCCCCCTCTCGATCGCCCGCCCGCGCACGGCGATCGTGGTGTTCTGCACGGCGGTCCTCATCGTCCCGCTCGTCACCGACACTGCCCTCGCTGCGACCGCGCCTTGGCCGTGGTCGGTCCCCGCCACGCTCGCGTTCGTCGGCCTCGTCGGGCTCGTCACCGGTATCCACGGGGCGCGGCCGGGACTCCTCCTCCTCGTGCTCGCGCTCGTCGCATCGCTCACCGCCCCGCTGCTGCGCCCCGACATCATCGAGACGGCGAACGTCGCGGCGACCGCGACGGCCGATCTCATCGTCACCGCGTCCGTCGCCGCGGCCGCTTTCCTCCTCGCGCTGCTGATCGCGAGCCGCCTGCGCATCGGCGTCGAGCTCACGCGCGAGCGCGAGCATTCCGCCCTCGAGGAGTCGCGGCGCGCCTTGATCGAGGAACGCACCCGGATCGCCCGCGAACTCCACGACGTCATCGCGCACAGCATGTCGGTCATCCAGGTGCAGGCGTCGACGGCGCGATACCGCCTGCCATCGATCGACGACACCGCCGCGGCCGAGTTCGACGACATCGCCGCGACCGCGCGCACGTCGCTGAGCGAGATGCGACGGATGCTCGGGGTGCTGCGCACCGAGGATCAGGCCGTGGAACTCGCTCCGCAGAACGGCATCGACGACATCCCCGCGCTGGTCGACACCATCCGCCGCGCCGGCGTCGACGCCGGTCTCTCGCTCGTGGGAATGGATGCCGCGACATCCGCTCCCCCGGCGGTCCAGATCGCGGCCTACCGGATCGTGCAGGAGAGCCTCAGCAACGCGGTGCGGCATGCGTCCGGCAACGCGGTGACCGTTCAGCTGCAGGCGGATGCCGGCATTCTCCGCATCCGCGTGCGCAACGCCGCCCCCGCTGAGGCGCAGGATCGCGGCGCCGGGCACGGCCTGCGTGGAATGCGCGAGCGCGCCGAGGTGCTCGGCGGCAGTCTCTCGGCGGGCCCCGCTCCCGACGGCGCCTGGCTCGTCGAGGCCGCCCTCCCCTTGGCCGGAGGGCGCGACGATTTGCCGTCCCCGGCATCCGCCCCTCCGAAGGAGAACCCGTGA
- a CDS encoding DedA family protein, whose amino-acid sequence MDVINDLILQAVASPWLVLVLFAVTVLDGFFPPVPSETVLVAAAAASVSGGGTNLLLLGVVAALGAALGDNIAFLIGRRLGTSRAGWMRRPRVRAAFAHAERALETRSAALILGARYIPVGRVAVNMTAGALRFPWRRFLPLSLVAGASWSALSLAIGLLAGSWIKDQPLLSAGVGIVIALLIGIVIDRVSAVRHRRSAPAHLAG is encoded by the coding sequence GTGGACGTGATCAATGACCTCATTCTCCAGGCCGTGGCCTCGCCGTGGCTCGTGCTCGTGCTCTTCGCCGTCACGGTGCTCGACGGCTTCTTCCCTCCCGTGCCGAGCGAGACGGTGCTCGTCGCCGCCGCGGCCGCGTCGGTCTCGGGCGGAGGCACGAATCTGCTCCTCCTCGGCGTCGTGGCTGCGCTCGGCGCCGCACTGGGCGACAACATCGCGTTCCTCATCGGTCGGCGTCTCGGTACGTCCCGCGCGGGCTGGATGCGACGGCCGCGCGTCCGCGCCGCGTTCGCCCATGCCGAGCGCGCGCTGGAGACCCGCAGCGCCGCGCTGATCCTCGGCGCCCGCTACATCCCGGTCGGTCGTGTGGCGGTGAACATGACGGCCGGGGCCCTGCGCTTCCCCTGGCGACGGTTCCTGCCGCTCAGCCTCGTCGCGGGCGCGAGCTGGAGTGCGCTCAGTCTCGCGATCGGTCTGCTCGCCGGCAGCTGGATCAAGGATCAGCCGCTCCTGAGCGCCGGCGTCGGCATCGTCATCGCCCTGCTGATCGGCATCGTGATCGACCGCGTGTCTGCCGTCCGACACCGCCGGAGCGCGCCCGCCCACCTGGCAGGATGA
- a CDS encoding ABC-F family ATP-binding cassette domain-containing protein, with protein sequence MLAVHELEIRVGARLLMENVSFRVGDGDKIGLVGRNGAGKTTLTKVLAGDVLPSGGSVTRSGELGYLPQDPRSGNPEDLARTRILDARGLGQLNLGMTEASLAMGSDDPAVAAKAMKRYAALTEQFEAQGGYAAEAQAASIAHNLSLPDRILDQPLSTLSGGQRRRIELARILFSDAETMILDEPTNHLDADSVVWLREFLKTYKGGLIVISHDVELVGETVNRVFYLDANRQVIDTYNMNWKNYLRQRVADEERRKKERANAEKKATTLQLQAARFGAKASKAAAAHQMVARAEKLLAGLDDVRQQDRVAKLRFPKPAPCGKTPLMASGLSKSYGSLEIFTDVDLAIDRGSKVVVLGLNGAGKTTLLRMLAGVDQPDTGQLEPGHGLKVGYYAQEHENLDVNRSVLENMVSAAPHITETEARRVLGSFLFTGDDVLKPAGVLSGGEKTRLSLATLVVSSANLLLLDEPTNNLDPASREEILDALAHYEGAVVLVSHDPGAVQSLNPERVLILPDGVEDIWNQEYQDLIELA encoded by the coding sequence GTGCTTGCCGTGCACGAACTCGAGATCCGCGTGGGCGCTCGCCTCCTGATGGAGAACGTGTCGTTCCGCGTGGGCGACGGTGACAAGATCGGTCTCGTCGGCCGCAACGGAGCGGGCAAGACCACCCTCACCAAGGTGCTCGCCGGCGACGTCCTGCCCTCCGGCGGCAGCGTGACGCGTTCGGGGGAGCTCGGCTATCTGCCGCAGGACCCGCGCTCGGGCAACCCGGAGGACCTGGCGCGCACGCGCATCCTCGACGCCCGTGGTCTCGGCCAGCTCAATCTCGGCATGACCGAGGCGTCGCTCGCGATGGGATCGGACGACCCCGCCGTCGCTGCGAAGGCCATGAAGCGCTACGCGGCGCTGACCGAGCAGTTCGAGGCGCAGGGCGGCTACGCCGCCGAGGCGCAGGCGGCATCCATCGCCCACAACCTCTCGCTTCCCGACCGCATCCTCGACCAGCCGCTGTCGACGCTGTCGGGTGGTCAGCGTCGTCGCATCGAGCTCGCCCGCATCCTCTTCTCGGATGCCGAGACGATGATCCTCGACGAGCCGACCAACCACCTCGACGCCGACAGCGTGGTGTGGCTGCGCGAGTTCCTCAAGACGTACAAGGGCGGGCTGATCGTGATCAGCCACGACGTCGAACTGGTCGGCGAGACCGTCAACCGCGTGTTCTACCTCGATGCCAACCGCCAGGTCATCGACACGTACAACATGAACTGGAAGAACTACCTGCGTCAGCGCGTGGCCGACGAAGAGCGCCGCAAGAAGGAGCGCGCCAACGCCGAGAAGAAGGCGACGACGCTGCAGCTGCAGGCTGCTCGCTTCGGGGCGAAGGCGTCGAAGGCCGCGGCCGCGCACCAGATGGTCGCGCGCGCCGAGAAGCTCCTCGCCGGACTCGACGACGTGCGGCAGCAGGACCGGGTCGCGAAGCTGCGCTTCCCGAAGCCCGCGCCCTGCGGCAAGACGCCCCTCATGGCGTCGGGGCTGTCGAAGTCGTACGGTTCGCTCGAGATCTTCACCGACGTCGACCTGGCGATCGATCGCGGTTCGAAGGTCGTCGTGCTGGGTCTGAACGGTGCCGGCAAGACGACGCTCCTGCGAATGCTCGCGGGCGTCGATCAGCCCGACACGGGACAGCTCGAGCCCGGCCACGGCCTCAAGGTCGGGTACTACGCGCAGGAGCACGAGAACCTCGACGTGAATCGTTCGGTGCTCGAGAACATGGTCTCGGCGGCCCCGCACATCACCGAGACGGAAGCGCGCCGCGTGCTCGGCTCCTTCCTGTTCACGGGGGACGACGTGCTGAAGCCGGCGGGTGTGCTCTCCGGTGGGGAGAAGACCCGTCTCTCGCTCGCGACCCTCGTCGTGTCGTCGGCGAACCTGCTGCTTCTCGACGAGCCCACGAACAACCTCGACCCCGCGTCGCGCGAGGAGATCCTCGACGCCCTCGCGCACTACGAGGGGGCCGTCGTGCTGGTCTCGCACGACCCGGGCGCCGTGCAGTCGCTGAATCCCGAGCGTGTGCTCATCCTCCCGGACGGCGTGGAGGACATCTGGAACCAGGAGTACCAGGACCTGATCGAGCTCGCCTGA
- a CDS encoding pyridoxamine 5'-phosphate oxidase family protein, with protein sequence MPTPPSTISSWLRAQPTLIGDAPVWDATLLPDSPLELFRDWIGAAVDAGVPEPHVATLATVGPDGIPDARALILKDVDERGWAFAGPRASRKGDQLSAHPAAALNFWWQPLVRAVRVRGRVVEAAREESAADLSARSAAARAGIEPGGWVLWRLVPERIEFWQGSQDRRHTRVVYERDGRAWGRTDAGAAGS encoded by the coding sequence ATGCCGACCCCGCCGAGCACGATCTCCTCCTGGTTGCGGGCGCAACCCACTCTGATCGGCGACGCGCCGGTCTGGGACGCGACACTGCTGCCCGATTCTCCGCTCGAGCTGTTCCGCGACTGGATCGGCGCGGCCGTGGATGCCGGAGTGCCCGAGCCTCACGTGGCGACGCTGGCGACGGTCGGCCCCGACGGCATCCCGGATGCGCGGGCGCTGATCCTCAAGGACGTCGACGAACGGGGTTGGGCGTTCGCCGGTCCTCGAGCGTCGCGCAAGGGTGATCAGCTGTCGGCGCATCCTGCTGCCGCGCTCAATTTCTGGTGGCAGCCCCTGGTGCGTGCGGTCCGCGTGCGCGGGCGGGTCGTCGAAGCCGCGAGGGAGGAGAGCGCCGCCGATCTCTCCGCGCGCTCGGCTGCCGCCCGCGCGGGAATCGAGCCGGGTGGCTGGGTGCTGTGGCGCCTCGTGCCCGAACGCATCGAGTTCTGGCAGGGCTCGCAGGATCGTCGGCACACCCGCGTCGTCTACGAGCGCGACGGCCGCGCATGGGGACGAACGGATGCCGGGGCGGCGGGGAGCTGA